A region from the Pyrinomonadaceae bacterium genome encodes:
- a CDS encoding MOSC domain-containing protein — MSISVVRICRYPVKGLSVEDLERVMLTVGQCLPQDRRFALAHAATDFDPTRAAWLPKTNFLMLMRNEKLAQLRTRFDEQTGYFTIERDGQLLLKAEIADPSQRDSINEFFADFLRDSVNGTPRVVEAAGHTFSDARQKPNSTTYQYVSVVNLASIRALEQVVGVPVDPIRFRANLYIDGLPAWSEFDWVGSEITVAQARLHIVSRITRCAATTVNPATAECDLDVLIHLQQSFGHVQMGIYGEVIGSGEIVTGDTVLLNQNKFFTSE, encoded by the coding sequence ATGTCGATTAGCGTCGTTCGAATCTGCCGTTACCCCGTGAAAGGACTGAGTGTCGAAGACCTGGAGCGGGTGATGCTCACAGTCGGCCAGTGTCTCCCTCAAGATCGGCGCTTTGCCCTCGCCCATGCAGCGACAGACTTTGATCCCACTCGTGCCGCTTGGCTGCCGAAGACCAACTTCCTCATGCTGATGCGGAATGAAAAGCTCGCTCAGCTTCGGACGCGCTTCGACGAGCAGACTGGCTATTTCACGATCGAGCGCGATGGTCAATTGCTCCTGAAGGCCGAGATAGCCGATCCATCGCAGCGGGACTCGATTAACGAGTTCTTCGCCGATTTTCTGAGAGACTCTGTGAACGGTACGCCCAGGGTCGTCGAGGCGGCCGGCCATACCTTCTCTGATGCCAGACAAAAGCCCAATTCAACCACGTACCAGTACGTCTCGGTGGTGAACCTGGCGAGTATCAGAGCCCTTGAGCAGGTGGTGGGGGTACCCGTCGATCCGATTCGCTTTCGCGCCAACCTCTATATTGATGGCTTGCCCGCCTGGAGCGAGTTCGATTGGGTGGGCTCTGAAATCACGGTCGCGCAAGCAAGGCTACATATCGTCTCGCGCATAACCCGATGCGCCGCGACTACGGTGAACCCTGCGACCGCGGAGTGTGACTTGGACGTCCTCATACACCTCCAGCAATCGTTCGGGCACGTTCAAATGGGCATTTACGGAGAAGTCATCGGGAGCGGCGAGATTGTCACGGGCGACACGGTTCTGCTGAACCAGAACAAATTTTTTACCAGCGAATAA
- a CDS encoding 2-dehydropantoate 2-reductase — protein MKIFIIGAGAIGKALAVALKLSNKNVVLVRGSVDDGSRSVEKIEVVTNDGAKLEAEIEVGTFSRFSALDGIIVLTTKSFGNDNLARTLEAKAKNSPLVILQNGLGVERPFIDRDFPEVYRCVLFVASQAISTNLIRFKPVTISPIGIIKGSKANLQSVVEQLNSPVFQFKTETDIQTVIWTKAIINSVFNSICPLLEIDNGIFHREAQVLDIAKRVIAECVAIAKENGIDLEADEVVERLLLISKSSDGQLISTLQDINNKRPTEIETLNFEIVNIARILNQENAVTETKLLGELTRMKSELSRSN, from the coding sequence ATGAAGATCTTTATCATCGGAGCCGGAGCGATTGGAAAAGCTTTAGCCGTCGCACTCAAACTCAGCAACAAGAATGTTGTCCTCGTGCGCGGAAGCGTTGACGACGGTTCGCGTTCGGTCGAAAAAATTGAAGTCGTCACGAACGACGGCGCCAAACTCGAAGCGGAGATTGAAGTCGGCACCTTCAGCCGCTTTTCCGCCCTCGACGGCATCATTGTTTTGACCACCAAATCGTTTGGCAACGACAATCTGGCGCGCACGCTCGAAGCCAAAGCGAAGAATTCGCCGCTCGTCATTTTGCAGAACGGCTTGGGAGTCGAACGCCCGTTTATTGACCGTGATTTTCCCGAAGTTTACCGCTGCGTCTTGTTTGTCGCCAGCCAAGCGATTTCCACCAACCTAATCAGATTTAAGCCGGTGACAATTTCTCCCATCGGCATCATCAAAGGCAGCAAGGCGAATTTACAGTCGGTGGTAGAGCAACTGAACTCTCCCGTATTTCAGTTCAAAACCGAAACCGACATTCAAACCGTCATCTGGACGAAAGCGATCATCAACAGCGTTTTCAATTCGATTTGCCCGCTGCTCGAAATTGACAACGGTATTTTTCATCGCGAAGCGCAGGTTCTCGACATCGCCAAAAGAGTCATCGCCGAATGCGTGGCGATTGCCAAAGAAAACGGAATCGATCTCGAAGCGGATGAAGTCGTTGAAAGGCTTTTGCTAATCAGCAAATCTTCGGACGGACAGCTTATCTCGACGCTGCAGGACATTAACAACAAGCGACCAACCGAAATCGAAACGCTAAACTTTGAAATCGTCAACATCGCCCGAATATTGAACCAGGAAAACGCGGTGACGGAAACCAAACTACTCGGAGAATTAACGCGAATGAAATCGGAATTAAGCCGTTCAAACTAA
- a CDS encoding Rid family detoxifying hydrolase, whose translation MEHYTFPDTSIPPAYGPYSHAVVAGDFVFLAGQIARDPVSGQLIEGDIRAQTTRCLEIVADILRSLGLSLADVVRTTVFLSDIGDFDAMNSVYAAVFQAPYPVRSTPEVKMPFGALVGIEVTAHRSRHTQSVSGQ comes from the coding sequence ATGGAACACTATACCTTCCCTGACACGAGCATCCCGCCCGCGTACGGACCCTATTCTCACGCCGTCGTGGCCGGGGATTTCGTCTTCCTCGCTGGTCAGATCGCGCGAGACCCAGTATCGGGCCAACTCATCGAGGGTGACATAAGGGCCCAAACCACCCGTTGCCTGGAAATCGTTGCCGATATTTTGAGAAGCCTTGGGCTCTCGCTGGCGGACGTGGTACGCACGACAGTCTTTCTATCCGACATCGGGGATTTCGACGCTATGAATAGCGTGTACGCCGCCGTGTTCCAGGCGCCGTATCCAGTACGTAGCACACCAGAGGTCAAGATGCCTTTCGGAGCGTTGGTCGGGATCGAAGTCACCGCTCACCGCAGCCGGCACACTCAAAGCGTTAGTGGTCAATAA
- a CDS encoding PhzF family phenazine biosynthesis isomerase — MKTFIVDAFTDTPFKGNPAGVCMVESPLGDQRMLDIAQELNLSETAFLHPLKNRGAYSIRYFSPRVEIPLCGHATLGSAKVIFSTLGLNEVHFLTSRNLELSAQASNGKIVMEFPIYETLPAEAPPALLAALGVKAVSNVAYNEETHILLLELASPDEVAGLEPDFTALLRSHQSINGVLVTAASGSDGYDFHSRYFWPWSGTNEDPVTGGSHTFLAKYWSSRLGKTKMRSFQASKRTGFMEVELKDGRLKIKGQAVIVFEGRLAV; from the coding sequence ATGAAAACCTTCATTGTCGATGCTTTCACAGACACACCATTCAAGGGGAATCCGGCGGGCGTTTGTATGGTTGAGTCGCCATTAGGGGATCAACGCATGTTGGACATCGCTCAAGAGTTGAACCTTTCGGAAACCGCTTTTCTTCACCCGCTGAAGAACCGGGGCGCTTATTCCATTCGATATTTTTCGCCGAGGGTGGAAATCCCCCTGTGTGGTCATGCGACCTTAGGCTCCGCCAAAGTGATTTTCTCGACTTTGGGACTAAACGAGGTTCACTTCCTAACCAGTCGGAATCTCGAATTGTCCGCGCAAGCGTCGAACGGCAAAATCGTCATGGAGTTTCCCATTTACGAAACACTACCCGCCGAAGCGCCGCCGGCCCTGCTCGCGGCGCTCGGGGTTAAAGCAGTCAGTAACGTCGCCTACAATGAAGAAACCCACATCTTATTGCTGGAATTAGCGAGCCCCGATGAGGTGGCTGGATTAGAGCCGGATTTTACGGCTTTGCTTCGGTCGCACCAATCCATCAATGGCGTTTTAGTCACGGCGGCATCTGGTTCAGACGGATATGATTTTCATTCACGGTACTTCTGGCCGTGGAGCGGCACAAATGAAGACCCGGTGACCGGGGGTTCGCACACCTTCCTGGCAAAATATTGGTCGTCGCGATTGGGCAAAACAAAAATGAGGTCTTTTCAAGCGTCAAAGCGAACCGGTTTCATGGAGGTGGAATTGAAAGACGGCAGGTTAAAGATTAAGGGCCAGGCCGTCATTGTTTTCGAAGGCCGGCTCGCCGTTTAG
- a CDS encoding RidA family protein, whose product MSVYEKLKALNINLPEVTQPVAAFVPFVRSGQLLFVSGHIARIDGKPWVGQLGRELNTEQGKDAARGVAIDLLGTLHGALGDLEKVRRILKLLVLVNSDPSFTEQHLVANGASEFLVEVFGDRGKHARAAFGVAQIPFGSCVEIDLVAEVE is encoded by the coding sequence GTGTCGGTATATGAAAAACTCAAGGCTCTCAACATCAACCTCCCTGAGGTGACGCAACCCGTGGCGGCTTTCGTACCTTTTGTGCGCAGCGGCCAATTGCTTTTTGTTTCGGGTCATATTGCGAGGATCGACGGTAAACCGTGGGTCGGACAGTTAGGCCGCGAACTTAACACCGAACAGGGAAAGGATGCCGCCCGAGGGGTGGCAATCGATCTGCTCGGAACCCTACATGGTGCTCTGGGCGATCTCGAAAAAGTTCGGCGGATTTTAAAACTATTGGTGCTGGTGAATAGCGATCCTTCGTTCACGGAACAGCACTTGGTCGCGAATGGTGCGTCAGAGTTTTTGGTCGAGGTCTTTGGCGACCGGGGCAAACACGCGCGCGCCGCGTTTGGGGTAGCGCAAATTCCCTTCGGTTCGTGTGTGGAGATTGATTTGGTGGCGGAAGTGGAATAG
- a CDS encoding PhzF family phenazine biosynthesis protein has product MPLLHYRIVDVFTTEALEGNALAVFTDASQLDEAIMQKIAREMNLAETTFVLPPENPDCAARVRIFTPKKEMAFAGHPTIGTSFVLLDEGALHNRDSFCLEEKVGPVRIWVEHGERPMIWLLTPPISEGRIFDRSLCAQALGIETDDLLDVEPQLLNAGNPTLFVGLKNEGAVDRTWLDSQGMKILRDGESEPFCVFIFSQTSEGAYSRMFAPDYGVPEDPATGSSTGPLAAFMIKHGLLTGASETRFISEQGTKMGRRSLLHVRIAGNKQAEEIYVGGHVTAIAEGRMRL; this is encoded by the coding sequence ATGCCCTTGCTGCACTATCGAATCGTGGATGTCTTTACAACTGAAGCTCTGGAGGGAAACGCCCTGGCAGTGTTTACCGATGCGTCTCAGCTTGACGAGGCGATCATGCAGAAGATTGCGCGAGAGATGAATTTGGCTGAGACCACTTTCGTCCTGCCCCCGGAGAATCCGGACTGTGCGGCGCGGGTGCGAATATTCACGCCAAAGAAAGAGATGGCCTTTGCGGGTCATCCAACGATCGGCACGAGTTTCGTTTTGCTGGACGAGGGCGCATTACACAATCGTGACTCTTTTTGCCTCGAGGAAAAGGTCGGCCCAGTTCGGATTTGGGTTGAACATGGTGAGCGTCCGATGATTTGGCTGCTTACCCCGCCGATTTCCGAAGGGAGGATCTTTGATCGTTCGCTTTGTGCTCAAGCCCTCGGAATCGAGACAGATGATTTGCTCGACGTCGAGCCACAGCTTCTGAATGCCGGGAACCCGACATTGTTCGTTGGTCTCAAGAATGAAGGAGCAGTCGATCGGACTTGGCTGGATTCGCAGGGCATGAAGATCCTAAGAGATGGCGAAAGCGAACCGTTCTGTGTCTTTATCTTCTCTCAAACGAGCGAGGGCGCTTACTCGCGCATGTTCGCGCCTGACTATGGCGTCCCCGAAGATCCCGCAACCGGGAGTTCCACCGGGCCTTTGGCTGCCTTCATGATTAAACACGGCTTGCTTACGGGTGCTTCCGAAACGCGTTTTATCAGTGAACAGGGCACTAAGATGGGCCGCCGTAGTCTGTTGCACGTAAGGATTGCCGGTAACAAGCAAGCGGAGGAAATCTATGTCGGCGGCCACGTCACCGCAATTGCGGAAGGAAGAATGAGACTCTAG
- a CDS encoding alpha/beta hydrolase codes for MHIPIQTNLPRLDRLVVEWRGRQFSLPYLYREGTGGPAILVVHGLGGAKENFYAAFQSPALADCTLATFDQPGTGLAAFDPDADLDVSALADMAQAVADQLLPGSYFLAGASMGGLITLLQMRRHGIGRIKGYINFEGNLSSEDCLFSRQVVPHDFASFEPEFRRMMGDLRASRDTGDQMIAHNMALNVDIRGYHAYSFETVAESDSGRLLEEFIGLPVPRLFLYGEANKRLSYLPRLRASEVQVQEIPSSAHFLFYDNPVETFRAVGEFVHMPHQNSAV; via the coding sequence ATGCATATCCCGATACAAACAAACCTCCCACGTCTCGACCGGCTAGTCGTCGAATGGCGTGGCCGGCAGTTTTCGCTGCCCTACCTCTACCGCGAGGGAACTGGCGGCCCGGCCATCCTCGTTGTTCACGGGCTAGGTGGCGCGAAGGAAAACTTCTATGCCGCCTTCCAAAGTCCGGCCTTGGCCGACTGCACTCTGGCCACTTTCGACCAGCCTGGCACCGGCCTCGCCGCGTTTGACCCGGACGCCGATCTCGACGTCAGCGCCCTGGCCGACATGGCGCAGGCCGTAGCGGATCAGTTGCTGCCCGGTTCCTACTTTCTGGCGGGGGCCAGCATGGGCGGACTGATCACCTTGTTGCAAATGCGTCGTCACGGCATCGGGCGAATTAAGGGGTATATCAACTTCGAAGGAAACTTGTCATCGGAAGACTGCCTGTTCTCGCGACAGGTCGTCCCGCACGACTTCGCTTCGTTCGAGCCGGAGTTCCGGCGGATGATGGGGGATCTGCGCGCGTCACGCGACACCGGCGACCAGATGATCGCGCACAACATGGCGCTGAACGTCGACATCCGCGGCTATCATGCTTACTCGTTTGAGACGGTGGCCGAGTCCGATTCCGGGCGGCTCCTCGAAGAGTTCATCGGTTTGCCCGTGCCGCGTCTGTTCCTCTACGGCGAAGCCAATAAGCGCCTCTCCTATTTACCCCGGCTTCGGGCGAGTGAGGTACAGGTTCAGGAAATTCCCTCGAGCGCGCACTTCCTGTTTTACGACAATCCGGTCGAAACATTTCGGGCTGTGGGCGAGTTCGTGCACATGCCTCACCAGAACTCAGCCGTCTAA
- a CDS encoding microviridin/marinostatin family tricyclic proteinase inhibitor has product MPDKTEVRIPEDSEQSLPFFARFLEAQATPEVSKMTLKYPSDRDEIDQRLELTSGNNE; this is encoded by the coding sequence ATGCCAGATAAGACAGAAGTACGCATCCCCGAAGACTCCGAGCAGAGTCTGCCGTTCTTCGCGCGCTTTCTCGAAGCCCAAGCCACCCCCGAGGTTAGCAAAATGACGCTCAAGTACCCGTCCGACAGGGATGAGATCGACCAACGACTTGAATTGACGTCAGGCAACAACGAATAA
- a CDS encoding MvdC family ATP-grasp ribosomal peptide maturase, with protein sequence MNPTARDAVLMLTHGGDFYTIDLVSQALARRGARPIRFNTDFFPSSVMLSARAGDERAAYLFTDVGEQISTTEVRAVWARKLWSPRMADDLDERYREMCIRESTAALEGFLDALHDVRWVNDLQREGAAENKQRQLRLAARAGLRVPRTLVTNDPVAARQFFAETEGQTVAKLLRPLTVSMDAVEAFVYTSRLREEDLASAESLRHSPMVFQELIPKARELRVAWVAGEAFVGALDASGTSRGHTDWRRAAAGECRWETAQLPAEVLSGLLALMSELGLVFGAVDLICTPSGEHVFLEVNPSGEWGMLERDLGLPISEAIAEALLETRKQ encoded by the coding sequence ATGAATCCAACAGCGCGCGACGCCGTTCTCATGTTGACGCACGGCGGCGATTTCTACACCATCGATCTCGTCTCGCAGGCTCTTGCGCGCAGGGGCGCCCGCCCCATTCGCTTCAACACAGATTTCTTCCCGTCGTCCGTCATGCTTTCGGCTCGCGCGGGCGATGAACGCGCCGCGTACCTTTTCACGGACGTGGGCGAGCAGATTTCCACCACGGAGGTGCGCGCCGTGTGGGCCCGTAAGCTTTGGTCGCCGCGTATGGCCGACGACCTCGATGAGCGTTATCGCGAAATGTGCATACGGGAGTCCACCGCCGCGCTTGAAGGCTTTCTCGACGCGCTCCACGATGTGCGCTGGGTCAACGACCTCCAGCGCGAGGGCGCCGCCGAGAACAAGCAACGACAGCTCCGACTCGCCGCGCGCGCTGGCCTGCGCGTCCCGCGTACTCTCGTCACCAACGACCCCGTCGCGGCTCGACAGTTTTTCGCAGAGACTGAAGGCCAAACCGTGGCGAAGCTCCTCCGCCCGCTCACCGTCAGCATGGACGCTGTCGAGGCCTTCGTTTACACCAGCCGCCTCCGCGAAGAAGATCTGGCTTCGGCGGAGTCACTTCGGCATAGCCCGATGGTCTTTCAAGAGTTGATTCCGAAAGCGCGCGAATTGCGCGTCGCGTGGGTTGCGGGCGAAGCCTTCGTAGGCGCGCTCGACGCGAGTGGTACGTCGCGCGGGCATACCGACTGGCGGCGCGCCGCCGCCGGCGAATGTCGATGGGAGACGGCCCAGCTTCCCGCCGAGGTCTTAAGCGGCCTGCTGGCATTGATGTCGGAACTCGGTCTCGTCTTCGGGGCCGTTGATCTCATCTGTACTCCGTCGGGCGAGCACGTTTTCCTCGAAGTTAACCCCTCTGGCGAATGGGGTATGCTCGAACGAGACCTCGGCCTTCCTATCTCGGAAGCCATCGCCGAAGCGCTCCTCGAAACCCGTAAGCAGTAA
- a CDS encoding acyl-CoA dehydrogenase family protein: MPELSTTELDQLLSRISSFVRDEIYPLEQSFLRQPFRELLPALQSKRAQVKAAGMWTPHLPEEYGGLGLTLSQFARVSEELGRTPLGHYLFNCQAPDIGNTEILITHGTASQKDLYLRPLIQGEIRSCFSMTEPEHPGSNPTWMSTTAVTEGDDYVINGHKWFTSSAEGASFAIVMANTNPDSTSRYGKASQIIVPIPTPGFEIVRNINVMGEDGSDYASHAEVRYTNCRVPRTNLLGEAGKGFQIAQERLGPGRIHHCMRWIGICERAFDLMCDYAAKRELAPGVLLGTKQNVQEWIAESRAEINSARLLVLDVASKIDQLGASASRSEISLIKFYVAGILQQVLDRAIQVHGALGLTDATLLSYWYRHERGARIYDGPDEVHKTVVAREALRRYGMKL; the protein is encoded by the coding sequence ATGCCTGAGCTGTCCACAACCGAACTCGATCAACTTCTTTCGCGGATAAGTTCCTTTGTGCGGGACGAGATCTACCCGCTCGAACAGTCTTTCCTGCGCCAGCCTTTCCGTGAACTCCTGCCCGCGTTGCAATCCAAGCGAGCTCAAGTTAAAGCCGCCGGGATGTGGACCCCCCACCTTCCGGAAGAGTACGGCGGTCTCGGACTAACTCTTTCTCAATTTGCGCGGGTCAGTGAGGAACTCGGTCGCACGCCGCTGGGTCACTATTTATTCAACTGTCAGGCGCCCGACATCGGCAACACCGAAATATTGATAACTCATGGTACGGCTTCCCAGAAGGACCTCTATCTTCGGCCGCTGATACAAGGAGAGATTCGCAGCTGCTTTTCGATGACTGAGCCCGAACACCCAGGTTCGAATCCGACCTGGATGAGCACCACAGCCGTTACGGAGGGCGACGACTACGTCATCAACGGTCACAAATGGTTCACCTCCTCCGCCGAAGGTGCGAGCTTTGCGATCGTGATGGCCAACACCAATCCGGATTCGACCAGTCGCTACGGGAAGGCGAGTCAAATAATCGTTCCCATACCTACGCCGGGTTTCGAGATAGTGCGGAACATCAATGTCATGGGCGAGGACGGTAGCGACTACGCAAGTCATGCAGAGGTGCGATACACGAATTGTCGCGTGCCTCGGACGAACTTGCTCGGCGAAGCAGGTAAAGGATTTCAGATCGCTCAGGAACGACTCGGGCCCGGCAGAATTCATCACTGCATGCGTTGGATTGGAATATGTGAGCGGGCGTTTGATCTCATGTGTGACTATGCAGCGAAAAGGGAGTTGGCACCCGGTGTGTTGCTGGGGACAAAGCAGAACGTGCAGGAGTGGATCGCCGAGAGTCGGGCTGAAATAAACTCTGCCCGGCTCCTGGTTCTTGATGTTGCCTCAAAAATTGATCAGCTGGGCGCCAGCGCGTCGCGCTCGGAAATTTCGTTAATCAAATTCTACGTCGCCGGGATCCTGCAGCAGGTGCTTGACCGCGCCATTCAGGTCCATGGAGCGCTTGGCTTAACCGACGCCACGCTGCTTTCATACTGGTACCGACACGAACGAGGAGCACGAATCTACGACGGGCCGGATGAAGTTCACAAAACGGTGGTCGCCCGAGAGGCTCTGCGACGATACGGCATGAAGTTGTAG
- a CDS encoding phosphotransferase family protein has protein sequence MEESSFIDQPRGVRAGEELNEQNLASYLRTHLPNLEAALTVKQFPSGFSNLTYLLKFGDRQLVLRRPPIGAKIKTAHDMGREFRILSHLHPVYPKVPEPLLFCEDETVIGAPFYVMERVRGIILRAQSPEGSELTPQTMRRLSRAFVENLVEIHAIDYRGAGLGDLGSPQGYVHRQIEGWTKRYYNAQTDDVREIDQLADWLRTHLPHDSPGALIHNDYKYDNLVLSSEDIARVIAVLDWEMATIGDPLMDLGTTLGYWVESTDSEEWQRSGFVLTRLPGNLSRKQVVDYYAEKSGREIGDATFYYAYGLLKIAVIVQQIYFRYKQGLTTDSRFAGLGSLVKACGRQAERAVEGGII, from the coding sequence ATGGAAGAGTCCTCGTTCATTGATCAGCCGCGCGGTGTTCGCGCTGGAGAAGAACTAAACGAACAGAACCTTGCATCGTATTTGCGTACGCATCTCCCCAACCTGGAAGCCGCGCTTACGGTAAAGCAATTCCCCTCAGGGTTTTCGAATCTCACTTATCTTTTGAAGTTTGGCGATCGTCAACTCGTTCTTCGACGCCCGCCGATCGGGGCAAAAATCAAGACGGCCCACGACATGGGCCGAGAGTTTCGGATACTTTCACATCTGCATCCTGTTTATCCAAAGGTTCCCGAGCCGTTGTTGTTTTGTGAAGATGAGACGGTTATCGGTGCACCGTTTTATGTGATGGAGCGAGTGCGCGGAATCATCCTGCGGGCCCAATCTCCAGAAGGCTCCGAGCTGACGCCTCAAACTATGCGCCGCCTTTCGAGGGCATTTGTTGAAAACCTGGTTGAAATTCACGCGATCGATTATCGCGGAGCGGGATTGGGTGATTTAGGATCTCCACAAGGCTATGTGCATCGTCAGATCGAAGGGTGGACCAAGCGATATTACAATGCCCAAACTGACGATGTTCGCGAAATCGATCAACTTGCTGATTGGTTGCGCACACATCTTCCCCACGACTCGCCTGGAGCTCTGATTCACAACGATTACAAGTACGACAACCTCGTACTCTCATCAGAGGACATTGCCAGGGTCATTGCGGTCCTTGATTGGGAGATGGCTACCATTGGTGATCCGTTGATGGATCTTGGGACCACACTTGGTTACTGGGTAGAGTCGACGGATTCTGAAGAGTGGCAGCGATCCGGGTTTGTCTTGACGAGACTGCCAGGAAACCTGAGTCGCAAGCAGGTGGTTGACTACTACGCTGAGAAGAGTGGCCGCGAAATAGGCGATGCCACTTTCTACTACGCTTACGGCTTATTGAAGATCGCCGTAATCGTGCAACAGATCTATTTTCGATATAAGCAAGGCCTTACGACGGATTCACGCTTCGCCGGGCTGGGAAGCTTGGTCAAGGCTTGCGGCCGGCAGGCAGAGAGAGCGGTTGAAGGTGGAATAATTTGA
- a CDS encoding PEP-CTERM sorting domain-containing protein (PEP-CTERM proteins occur, often in large numbers, in the proteomes of bacteria that also encode an exosortase, a predicted intramembrane cysteine proteinase. The presence of a PEP-CTERM domain at a protein's C-terminus predicts cleavage within the sorting domain, followed by covalent anchoring to some some component of the (usually Gram-negative) cell surface. Many PEP-CTERM proteins exhibit an unusual sequence composition that includes large numbers of potential glycosylation sites. Expression of one such protein has been shown restore the ability of a bacterium to form floc, a type of biofilm.) yields MGYLKGVSLAVIGVCVFFIAATTARADTFVLTGGRGATGGTILSLFLTGPNFQFETDALAQTLAPALQGCPGPSGQCTTGATFSLNSSVPATAFTFGAPGSLVVNGTSYPPFRFNSGSVNWMGSAIVPTTTDRGEIVFSMPFTMSGTMVGTNIVGNLFIPPDPAETVIFSLSFEAAGTALVFLDQFNRPNFVNFQMTSGSVQFDPVPEPATILLLSAGLAGWSVLRRRRR; encoded by the coding sequence ATGGGTTATCTTAAGGGAGTCAGTCTCGCCGTTATCGGCGTTTGCGTGTTTTTCATTGCCGCCACCACGGCCCGCGCCGATACCTTCGTGCTGACGGGCGGCCGAGGTGCCACGGGCGGGACAATTTTGAGTCTATTCCTAACCGGACCTAACTTCCAGTTCGAGACCGATGCCCTTGCGCAGACCCTCGCCCCCGCTCTTCAGGGTTGCCCTGGGCCCTCGGGCCAATGCACAACTGGGGCAACATTCAGTCTGAATTCCTCCGTACCCGCCACGGCTTTTACCTTCGGAGCGCCGGGCAGCCTGGTCGTCAATGGTACAAGCTATCCTCCTTTCCGATTTAACAGCGGAAGCGTGAACTGGATGGGGAGTGCAATCGTTCCCACAACCACCGACCGCGGTGAGATCGTTTTCTCGATGCCCTTTACCATGTCGGGTACAATGGTTGGCACCAACATAGTCGGGAACCTATTTATACCGCCCGACCCAGCCGAAACAGTAATCTTCAGTTTATCGTTTGAAGCCGCAGGGACGGCGCTGGTGTTTCTTGATCAATTCAATCGCCCTAACTTCGTCAATTTCCAAATGACTTCAGGGTCAGTGCAGTTTGACCCCGTGCCCGAACCGGCTACGATCCTGCTGCTAAGTGCCGGCCTCGCAGGTTGGTCGGTGCTGCGCCGTAGGAGGCGCTAG
- a CDS encoding PilZ domain-containing protein: MQERRQAERIRLNLPARWQSLLTQDRGGICDLSASGCFVLTAGEVKAAELVRLEIDFGNHLVFAWGKVVYRVADMGFALRFVFSEENERRALTKLIEKLQSESFDSVPPVS; encoded by the coding sequence ATGCAAGAGCGTCGTCAAGCTGAACGCATTCGTCTGAACCTGCCGGCGCGCTGGCAAAGTTTATTGACGCAGGATCGAGGTGGAATTTGCGATCTGAGCGCGAGTGGCTGCTTCGTGCTAACTGCGGGTGAAGTTAAAGCAGCAGAACTGGTGCGACTGGAAATAGACTTTGGCAATCATCTGGTCTTTGCCTGGGGGAAAGTCGTCTACCGGGTGGCGGACATGGGCTTTGCTTTGCGATTCGTTTTCAGCGAAGAGAATGAACGGCGCGCGCTGACAAAACTGATTGAGAAGCTTCAAAGCGAGTCGTTTGACAGTGTCCCGCCTGTCAGTTAA